One Deinococcus terrestris genomic window carries:
- a CDS encoding DUF3006 domain-containing protein, translating into MDQEHARPEHDDAPPTLAGPTLITVDGIEGGVARVELPDGTTADWDLASLPRGVREGDVVRLHVEHGDLEIEIDHAETDRRRTAAQSQLDALNSAAPSGEIDL; encoded by the coding sequence ATGGACCAGGAGCACGCACGGCCCGAGCACGACGACGCCCCGCCCACCCTGGCGGGACCAACCCTTATCACCGTGGACGGCATCGAGGGGGGCGTCGCCCGCGTCGAGCTACCCGACGGCACCACCGCCGACTGGGACCTCGCCAGCCTGCCCCGCGGGGTCCGGGAGGGGGACGTGGTCCGCCTGCACGTCGAGCACGGCGACCTCGAGATCGAGATCGACCACGCGGAGACAGACCGGCGCCGTACGGCGGCCCAGTCCCAGCTCGATGCCCTGAACAGCGCGGCCCCCAGCGGGGAGATTGACCTGTGA
- a CDS encoding excalibur calcium-binding domain-containing protein, which yields MRTVWMAGVLAALTVAEAATATTTTDVVLRRSASATSARVAVVPKGTTLTMACSGQWCRTTHRGQSGYVSRTYVRVTSTATNLQAPALPAQRAEVYYANCSAARAAGAAPISRGEPGYRSRLDRDNDGVACE from the coding sequence ATGCGAACCGTATGGATGGCAGGGGTGCTCGCGGCCCTGACGGTGGCAGAGGCCGCGACCGCGACAACGACGACCGACGTGGTGCTGCGGCGTTCAGCCAGCGCCACGTCGGCGCGAGTGGCCGTGGTGCCCAAGGGCACCACCCTGACGATGGCCTGCTCGGGCCAGTGGTGCCGCACGACGCACCGGGGACAGAGCGGGTACGTGAGCCGGACCTACGTGCGCGTGACCAGCACGGCGACCAACCTGCAGGCCCCCGCGCTGCCAGCCCAGCGGGCGGAGGTGTATTACGCCAACTGCTCGGCGGCGCGGGCAGCCGGAGCGGCGCCCATTTCCCGCGGTGAGCCGGGCTACCGCTCACGGCTTGACCGGGACAACGACGGCGTGGCCTGCGAGTGA
- a CDS encoding excalibur calcium-binding domain-containing protein: MRRRLTLAALTLGMAAAQAAPPGVLTIRFLDVGQGDAVLVTAPTGQTLLYDGGRSESRMRELIRQYRVTRLDLAAASHGDADHITGLIPAIALFKPKLFLNNGIASTTQTYGRLLNVVGQAGTQGLLAREQVINLGAVKLTVIPPPPGMPKGDQNANSVGLLLQFGTFRALLTGDSETPETQAWLRKYPASFLGPIDVYKSIHHGAANGDSAAWLAAVRPRNVVVSVGPNNYGHPTATALNLYRKAGATIYRTDQQGTVTVTVQPGGKYAITTERRGTAAPSPATAPSPRPQPAPVSVPPASSVYYQNCAAARAAGAAPVRVGQPGYGKHLDRDGDGVGCE; the protein is encoded by the coding sequence GTGAGGCGGCGGCTGACCCTGGCCGCCCTCACCCTGGGCATGGCCGCGGCCCAGGCCGCCCCGCCCGGTGTCCTGACCATCCGCTTCCTCGATGTCGGTCAGGGCGACGCGGTGTTGGTGACGGCCCCCACCGGGCAGACCCTGCTGTACGACGGCGGGCGCAGCGAGAGCCGGATGCGGGAGTTGATCCGCCAGTACAGGGTCACTCGCCTCGACCTCGCCGCCGCCAGCCACGGGGACGCCGACCACATCACCGGGCTGATCCCGGCCATCGCGCTGTTCAAGCCCAAGCTGTTCCTGAACAACGGGATCGCCTCGACAACCCAGACCTATGGCCGCCTCCTGAACGTGGTGGGCCAGGCCGGGACCCAGGGGCTGCTGGCCCGCGAGCAGGTGATCAACCTGGGGGCTGTGAAGCTCACCGTCATCCCCCCTCCCCCGGGGATGCCCAAGGGTGACCAGAACGCGAACAGTGTGGGACTGCTCCTCCAGTTTGGGACGTTCCGGGCACTGCTGACGGGGGACTCCGAGACTCCGGAGACCCAGGCGTGGTTGAGAAAGTACCCTGCGAGCTTCCTGGGTCCCATCGACGTGTACAAGAGCATCCACCATGGGGCCGCCAACGGGGACAGTGCGGCGTGGCTGGCGGCGGTGCGGCCGAGGAACGTGGTCGTGTCGGTCGGTCCCAACAACTACGGGCACCCGACGGCGACGGCGCTGAACCTGTACCGCAAGGCGGGGGCCACCATCTACCGCACCGATCAGCAGGGCACGGTCACCGTGACCGTGCAGCCGGGCGGGAAATACGCGATCACGACCGAACGGCGGGGGACGGCGGCACCCTCACCCGCGACGGCCCCATCCCCTCGGCCTCAACCGGCGCCCGTGTCCGTTCCGCCTGCGTCGAGTGTGTATTACCAGAACTGTGCGGCGGCCCGAGCGGCGGGAGCGGCCCCGGTGCGGGTGGGGCAGCCCGGCTACGGCAAGCACCTGGACCGTGACGGCGACGGTGTGGGCTGCGAGTAG